The Apium graveolens cultivar Ventura chromosome 11, ASM990537v1, whole genome shotgun sequence genome has a window encoding:
- the LOC141695292 gene encoding uncharacterized protein LOC141695292: MLAYGAEVVIPVEISHSPPRIQAYNEEENEEGKRLALDLIDEVRDAAHTKIMEYQKKASFYYNLGVKERFFKQGDLVLRKVEASGIGQKGKLTPNWEGTYRVKSVQGRGSYKLDTMDGEEVPRTWHDRNLKVYYL; this comes from the coding sequence ATGTTGGCATATGGAGCAGAGGTGGTTATTCCTGTGGAAATATCACACTCACCTCCCAGAATCCAAGCATATAatgaagaagaaaatgaggaagggaaaAGACTAGCCCTGGacctaattgatgaagtacgagatgcgGCGCACACAAAGATtatggaatatcagaaaaaagcctCTTTTTACTATAACCTAGGGGTGaaagagagattcttcaagcaaggagatttggtcctTAGGAAGGTGGAAGCATCTGGAATAGGGCAGAAAGGAAAACTCACCCCAAACTGGGAAGGGACGTACAGggttaagagcgttcaaggaagaggatctTATAAGTTGGACACCATGGATGGGGAGGAAGTACCTCGGACTTGGCATGATCGAAACCTGAAAGTTTACTACCTATAG